TGCTTTACTTGATCTGAACACTCGGTTGGCCGCCATCGACCACTTTGAACACTGCCCACATGCCAAGATCCTGATGCCGTTGCCGATCATTTGGAAAGTAGTAGAGCATCGACGCCAATCGATACGTACCTGCTTGTGCCGCATCAAATTTGTACGTTTGCGAATCGCCTGGCATGACCCCGGCACCTGCATTGCCTTGGATGGCAGAAATCGAATCCCCGGCCCCTTTGAACGCCAGCTTGCGGTTTCCGTCATAGATGCCGATATCTTGCGGAATCCCGCTCTTGTTTTCAAAATCAATTTTCACATGATATCCGACTGGAATATCGATCT
Above is a window of Fodinisporobacter ferrooxydans DNA encoding:
- a CDS encoding sulfocyanin-like copper-binding protein, with translation MLNKKLGLAGLPLLATFMLAGCGQTVDPPSSWFQVDQASQTVTMKVIGGYNSSNSYMNFNGASHGQIEIDIPVGYHVKIDFENKSGIPQDIGIYDGNRKLAFKGAGDSISAIQGNAGAGVMPGDSQTYKFDAAQAGTYRLASMLYYFPNDRQRHQDLGMWAVFKVVDGGQPSVQIK